The following proteins are co-located in the Vigna unguiculata cultivar IT97K-499-35 chromosome 9, ASM411807v1, whole genome shotgun sequence genome:
- the LOC114162279 gene encoding uncharacterized protein LOC114162279 — MELQTLCCALPSQPIHSNHRTLSSPPFATHASFSNQRQTFRFGNSSKCLKWVIREPAALGLNKFQRLLVHASDSSLNGGLEVHPNKSSNVPVSTFNGVEPFHGKSGSVSFCGLTHQSVEEGKLESAPFEEKGGSYLWVLAPTAFIASLILPQFFVDNVVEAFLNDTILIDAVSLFTHDALFYVGLATFLYVTDRVQRPYLQYSSKRWGLITGLRGYLFSAFLTMGLKIVVPVILLFATWSSSLGMAGIVAVTPFLLGCAVQFAFEKVLDNRGSACWPLVPAIFEVYRLHQLTKAANFAEKLLLALKDLPPSPELVERTGGLFALMISFQLLGLVCLWSLMTFLLRLFPSRPVADHY; from the exons ATGGAACTTCAAACCCTTTGTTGCGCTCTTCCCTCTCAACCCATTCACTCCAATCATCGAACTCTATCA TCACCACCGTTCGCAACCCACGCTTCATTCTCTAATCAAAGGCAAACATTTCGGTTTGGAAACAGTTCAAAAT GTTTGAAATGGGTGATTAGGGAACCTGCAGCATTGGGATTGAACAAATTCCAGAGACTTCTTGTTCATGCTTCTGATTCCAGTTTAAATGGAGGTTTGGAAGTTCATCCAAACAAAAGTTCCAATGTGCCCGTTAGTACGTTTAACGGGGTAGAACCGTTTCATGGTAAATCAGGTTCTGTCTCTTTTTGTGGGTTGACACACCAATCGGTAGAAGAAGGGAAATTGGAATCTGCCCCCTTTGAAGAAAAGGGTGGCTCTTACTTATGGGTCTTAGCTCCTACGGCGTTCATAGCATCTTTGATTCTGCCACAGTTCTTCGTTGACAATGTGGTCGAGGCTTTTCTTAATGATACGATATTAATAG ATGCAGTGAGTTTGTTCACTCATGATGCCCTGTTCTACGTTGGACTAGCGACATTCTTGTATGTGACTGATCGTGTCCAGAGGCCTTATTTGCAGTACAGCTCCAAAAGATGGGGTCTTATCACCGGCCTCAGAGGATACTTATTCTCCGCATTTTTAACAATGGGTTTGAAGATTGTTGTTCCTGTTATTCTTTTGTTTGCAACCTGGTCATCATCACTTGGCATGGCAGGAATTGTTGCTGTAACTCCTTTTTTACTTGGCTGTGCTGTACAATTTGCATTTGAGAAAGTTTTGGACAATCGTGGGTCAGCTTGCTGGCCACTAGTCCCTGCTATATTTGAG GTATACAGACTCCATCAGCTTACAAAAGCTGCTAATTTTGCTGAGAAGTTGTTATTAGCTTTGAAGGATCTTCCTCCGAGCCCAGAATTGGTAGAACGAACTGGAGGATTGTTCGCATTGATGATCTCTTTTCAATTACTGGGGCTTGTGTGCCTTTGGTCATTGATGACGTTTCTTTTGAGGCTATTCCCTTCTAGACCTGTAGCAGATCATTACTGA